From the Ramlibacter agri genome, the window CGGAACCTCGGGATAAGGATAGAACTCCACGGGTGGCGCTTCCACCTGTTGCGCCGGCACTTCGCAGATGCCGTCGCCGTCGTCGGGGTTGCACACCGGCGAAGGGCACAGGTTGAAGCGGCCGTGCGTCTTCACGCGCATGGCGTACAGCAACTCGCCCCCCAGGAACTCCAGGCGGACGATGCCCTGCGCGGGGTCGTGCGGCAGGAATTCCTGCAACAGGAACAGGTTGTCGGGTTGCCAGATGGACGGGTCGGCGCGGAAGATGCGGTCCACCTCGTCGAGCGACTCCACCACCTGGATGCGCGCGCCGCTGCCGCCCTGGTCGGGCTTGAGCATGGCCGGGAAGGTGATGCCGGCCGCCTGGGCGCGCAGCGCCTGCGGGTCATTGAAGGTGACGGAGCGCGGCGTGGCGATGCCCAGCGTGTGCAGCAGCGTGGCCTGCACGCTCTTGCTCAGTTCCAGTGAGAAGACGTCGGCGCCGTTGAGCACTCGGGCGCCCAGTTGCTCCAGCGTGCGCATGTAGGCCAGCGCGAAGGGCACGGCGCGGGTGTTGCCGCGCAGGTAGGCGCTGGGGCTGGCCTGGTTGAAGTACAGGGGCGCCCGCGGCGCGTCCACGTTGTTGAAGGCGGCATGCGTGACGTCGAAGGCCTCGAAGGCGACGCCGCGTCGCTGCAGGGCGGCGAACAGCGGCTTCTGCCACTCGGGGTGCTCGTGCAGGACGACGAGGTCGGGGCGGGAATTCATCCCGTGATGGTACCGGGCTGCCTGTGCCCCCCGCGGGGCAGGGAATAATCGCGGCAAAGGAAAACGCATGCTGCTGGACGCCGAAGATTGCCAACTCGTGCTGGTCGATTACCAGCAACGCCTGATGCCCGCCATCCACGAAGGGGACTTCGTGCTGGCCAATGCCGTGCGGCTGGCCCGGCTCGCCGGACTGCTCGAGGTCCCGTTGTGGGCCACGGAGGAGAACGCGAAATCGCTGGGTCCCACGGTGGAGCCGCTGGCTCCGCTGGTGGCTGGCCGCATCGTGCAGAAGATCGACTTCGACGGCAGCGGCGCGCTGCTGCCGCGCCTGAAACCCGCACCGCGCCAGGGCGGCAACGCGCGCAGCCTGCCCAAGCACCTGCAGAAAGCCGCGCCGCCCCCGGGCCGCGAGTGCGTGGTCATCGCCGGCTGCGAAGCCCATGTGTGCCTGCTGCAGACGGCGCTGGGGCTGCTGGAAGAGGAGCTGGACGTGTGGGTGGTGACGGACGCCTGCAGCTCGCGCACCGAGCGCAACCGCGACGCGGCCTTCGACCGCCTGGCCGCTGCCGGCGCGGAGCTGGTCACCACGGAAATGGTGGCCTTCGAATGGCTGCGGGGCGCGGATCATCCCCAATTCAAGGAAGTCCTGAGCCTGATCAAATAGGCGCGGGCGGTGCGTCAGGCTGCGGCAAGGCGCGTG encodes:
- a CDS encoding ATP-grasp domain-containing protein encodes the protein MNSRPDLVVLHEHPEWQKPLFAALQRRGVAFEAFDVTHAAFNNVDAPRAPLYFNQASPSAYLRGNTRAVPFALAYMRTLEQLGARVLNGADVFSLELSKSVQATLLHTLGIATPRSVTFNDPQALRAQAAGITFPAMLKPDQGGSGARIQVVESLDEVDRIFRADPSIWQPDNLFLLQEFLPHDPAQGIVRLEFLGGELLYAMRVKTHGRFNLCPSPVCNPDDGDGICEVPAQQVEAPPVEFYPYPEVPREAVETAKRIVRAARLDVGGIEYLETPDGRRVFYDVNANSNLRPSVAEAFGFDPFERVVDYLVDQIRCTRAQAQGVRELA
- a CDS encoding isochorismatase family protein — its product is MLLDAEDCQLVLVDYQQRLMPAIHEGDFVLANAVRLARLAGLLEVPLWATEENAKSLGPTVEPLAPLVAGRIVQKIDFDGSGALLPRLKPAPRQGGNARSLPKHLQKAAPPPGRECVVIAGCEAHVCLLQTALGLLEEELDVWVVTDACSSRTERNRDAAFDRLAAAGAELVTTEMVAFEWLRGADHPQFKEVLSLIK